In the Topomyia yanbarensis strain Yona2022 chromosome 3, ASM3024719v1, whole genome shotgun sequence genome, one interval contains:
- the LOC131689544 gene encoding uncharacterized protein LOC131689544: MTMSQLLKQTKKCCVKMIRKLSFHPNGSSSPPSSGGVGGSTSLGSGGIGGSRTGGRSISLNNRATTKYVLHKNCTPTRCKVQPTSPDRFAARATSAASWTSGGTDESPGVRRRLDLSPKPEVEIPPTQNNYRVSRDGKNLPKKRTNICSNKNVNLRKCFRLRKGFSEELDSEEVNNSSSVVSSKLDKISKTLYNVAGGSGTDRRNGEVVYSENKLFGGGVNANNLASQTSEKSKISKPLFLSGKHKKYNQIETEFGADDEVDFEDGDDDEFVACELDVIREGNNSYDGGRLQFELSQPLPELDVSPFPDGTIDSYDDIVFEKVKYDRNKRYLRNGTTSSPSTASNRSHNAESTLSASFDAKPDHHLSQFADVTSKSEDYVDPWKNYNVSSRWNKVAKNPWEFEAQRVESPAMSPLRQTSWNPFTEVPAESSTPPHQLIGKTYPPPYQVRTDIWQNLNNKNYEIDSDVIWRTSNSSRRTSASTVETWIEDEVFDNSFNEELERRCATLKI; this comes from the coding sequence ATGATCAGAAAACTCTCGTTCCACCCGAACGGTTCCTCTTCGCCACCGTCCAGTGGTGGTGTGGGTGGGAGCACATCCCTCGGCAGCGGTGGCATCGGCGGTAGCCGCACCGGAGGTCGTTCGATTTCGCTAAACAATCGTGCCACCACCAAGTACGTACTGCACAAAAATTGTACCCCCACGCGGTGTAAAGTACAGCCGACATCACCGGACCGGTTTGCTGCTAGGGCAACTTCGGCGGCAAGCTGGACGAGCGGGGGCACGGATGAATCACCCGGCGTACGACGCAGGCTGGACCTGTCGCCGAAGCCGGAGGTGGAAATTCCGCCCACACAAAACAACTACCGGGTCAGTAGGGACGGGAAGAACCTGCCGAAGAAGCGAACCAACATCTGCAGCAATAAGAATGTGAATCTAAGAAAATGCTTCCGGCTGAGGAAGGGCTTCAGTGAAGAATTGGACAGCGAGGAGGTGAACAATAGTAGTAGCGTAGTGTCATCTAAGCTAGATAAAATCAGCAAAACGTTGTACAACGTGGCCGGAGGCAGCGGGACGGATCGTCGGAACGGAGAAGTCGTGTACAGTGAGAACAAGCTGTTTGGTGGTGGAGTAAACGCCAATAATCTTGCCTCGCAAACGagtgaaaaaagtaaaatatcCAAACCACTGTTTTTGAGTGGGAAGCACAAAAAGTACAATCAGATAGAGACTGAATTTGGGGCCGACGATGAAGTCGACTTTGAGGACGGTGATGACGATGAGTTTGTGGCATGTGAACTGGATGTGATCCGGGAAGGAAACAATTCATACGACGGTGGTCGGTTGCAGTTTGAACTGAGTCAGCCACTTCCGGAGTTGGACGTGTCACCTTTTCCCGATGGAACCATCGACAGCTACGACGATATTGTGTTTGAAAAAGTGAAATATGACCGCAACAAGCGTTACCTGCGAAATGGAACCACCAGTTCACCATCAACGGCAAGTAATCGATCACATAATGCCGAAAGTACCCTATCGGCCAGTTTCGACGCCAAACCCGATCATCATCTATCTCAGTTCGCCGATGTGACGAGCAAAAGTGAAGACTACGTGGACCCGTGGAAAAACTACAACGTCAGCAGCCGTTGGAACAAAGTCGCCAAGAACCCGTGGGAATTTGAAGCACAAAGAGTCGAATCTCCTGCCATGTCTCCGCTCCGGCAAACCTCGTGGAATCCATTCACCGAGGTACCTGCCGAGTCCAGCACTCCGCCCCATCAGTTGATCGGTAAAACCTACCCTCCACCATATCAGGTTCGTACCGACATCTGGCAGAATCTAAACAACAAAAACTACGAAATCGACTCGGATGTGATCTGGCGAACGTCGAACTCATCGCGACGTACCTCTGCCAGCACGGTGGAAACCTGGATCGAGGACGAGGTGTTTGATAACTCCTTCAACGAGGAACTCGAACGGCGGTGTGCCACCCTCAAAATCTAG